A genomic window from Aricia agestis chromosome 8, ilAriAges1.1, whole genome shotgun sequence includes:
- the LOC121729828 gene encoding uncharacterized protein LOC121729828, translating into MPPDKNTNPFERRDGIPRSPPTSTGKRLLSQLSPSSVSPVEKRHQPIRDEPQSPVISLLDTSSAVDDSFNYCELVREASSYLGKINEFANDTVSRRNNFANKSDIMNLTQKLTTIVSLLAIKSSSLETKVANLERDLLSVKLNQVVKPAPAATPVSYSEALKLKLAKSVPPVETRKPLPCVIAYPTQEKSAELKSATETKQALMKVINPADGFQFHGVKKTANSGVLLRLTSESQVKKLKSVEALKSAGLRLETPKGRSPRILIKDVPQHITDDNFLLSLYNQNVNGEINVTQDQFMSSTKIVRRRILNKEYNNRKWIGIELDPKVRQHLIETKEKLFIDWAMCRFVDDVELVRCANCQQYGHTAKFCRDTKPCCKHCAEGHSSDSCPKKDKDDFKPVCGSCLRYKKPTDHPTGSPDCPTYKSKMEQLILTTRYG; encoded by the coding sequence ATGCCGCCAGATAAAAATACCAACCCATTTGAAAGAAGGGACGGCATACCTCGTTCCCCGCCAACTTCAACCGGCAAACGTTTGCTGTCCCAACTATCGCCTTCATCCGTGTCTCCAGTCGAAAAACGTCACCAACCCATAAGGGACGAACCGCAGTCCCCGGTAATTTCATTATTAGACACTAGCAGCGCAGTCGATGATTCGTTTAATTACTGCGAGTTAGTCCGTGAAGCGTCCTCCTACTTGGGAAAAATTAACGAATTCGCTAACGACACTGTCTCGAGGCGCAATAACTTTGCCAATAAATCCGATATAATGAACTTAACACAAAAACTGACAACCATAGTTTCTCTTCTTGCCATTAAAAGCTCGTCACTTGAAACCAAAGTCGCGAATTTGGAGCGAGATTTACTATCCGTTAAACTTAATCAGGTCGTGAAACCGGCCCCCGCGGCGACTCCGGTCTCTTATTCCGAGGCCCTCAAACTGAAACTCGCGAAATCGGTTCCCCCCGTCGAGACACGTAAACCACTCCCATGTGTTATAGCCTACCCCACGCAAGAAAAATCGGCGGAATTAAAATCGGCAACTGAGACCAAGCAGGCTTTGATGAAGGTTATAAACCCGGCCGACGGTTTTCAATTTCACGGCGTTAAGAAAACAGCTAATTCGGGCGTGCTTCTGCGCCTCACGAGCGAGTcgcaagttaaaaaattaaagtcagtCGAAGCGCTAAAATCTGCCGGCCTCCGTCTCGAGACACCCAAGGGGCGTAGCCCGCGCATCCTCATCAAAGATGTTCCACAACACATTACAGACGATAATTTTCTATTATCCCTGTACAACCAAAACGTAAACGGCGAAATTAATGTGACACAAGATCAATTCATGAGTTCGACAAAAATAGTAAGACGTCGTATTTTAAACAAAGAATACAATAACCGTAAATGGATAGGTATCGAACTAGACCCTAAAGTGCGTCAACACCTCatcgaaacaaaagaaaaactttttatcgACTGGGCGATGTGTCGCTTTGTAGATGACGTCGAACTCGTGCGCTGCGCTAACTGTCAACAGTATGGGCACACCGCTAAATTCTGTCGTGACACAAAGCCATGCTGTAAACATTGCGCTGAAGGTCATAGCTCGGATAGCTgcccaaaaaaagataaagacgACTTTAAGCCGGTTTGCGGTAGTTGTTTGCGATATAAAAAACCGACCGACCACCCCACAGGCTCCCCAGATTGTCCTACGTATAAGTCTAAAATGGAGCAACTTATTTTAACGACTCGGTATGGATAG